Within the Oncorhynchus clarkii lewisi isolate Uvic-CL-2024 chromosome 2, UVic_Ocla_1.0, whole genome shotgun sequence genome, the region ATCAAACCAGAAATGTGGCTGCTGTAGCTACAGTAAGACATTTTGGGAATCATTTTCATTTTACAGGGGGAGGTTTATTTATACTCCAATGTATATTATCTTGTGGAAATAAAATAAAAGCCCTCTATCAAAATATGGCTCTACTAATATAATTTCAACACTCAGGAAAGGACAGCAGCAGATGGCAGCACAAGCAAACTGATGTACCTATTGCTTAGTTTGCAGCATTTAAATGTAACCAGGTACCATGTAACCACAACATGGGTTCAATCCATAGACTTGGGTCAACCTGTCTTATTTTGTGATTGGTAATTGCTTTAACACATATACATATTTTACTCTTTGCTCTAGTAAGCTCACATACTTCACAGTTCAAACTGTTGATAGTTCTCTGTGATGCTGTGAAATTTCACTGCCGCACATATATTTTGGTTCCTTTTCCTGGTGAACTGATGGTCCTTATATTTGCCAGATAAGATTATATAACACCAATggaagctgctgaggggaggacggcacataataatggctggaatggagcaaatggaatggcatcaaacacacggAGTTGATACATTTTCCACCTATTtggctccagccattaccacatgCCCGTCCTCCCCagattaaggtgccaccaacctcgtgtgtgtgtgtataacacgCTTGCCTACACCCATCTAGTGTAAACAGGTCACTGTGTCATGTAGATAACTTTTATGTATGTTTAGTCTTTCAGTCAGAGGCAGACAGACTAATTGTTGTATACTGTACATGCCTTAGTGCCTAACTTCAAAGAAACCTCTAATTTGTCACCATGGCCATACTGGAACAACTGtctacagtaggtgtgtgtggaATTCTACCCAAGAGCTTTTTCCGTGTGTCTTTTGTGAGTTATATCATAACAGAGCTGGGAAACAAAACACTGGGCTGCCTTGTGGCTCTTGATATCAGTCACTCTGCTAAATGTCAGGAGAGCTTTCCAGATCAGCAGGTTGTCGGTTAAAATGCTTTCACAGAAGACCTCCCCCTTTTCTTGGAACCTCTGTTTGAGTCATGAGTCAAAGTACTGTAGGCCACACTGCACAATAGATGACTGCACTCATTATTAAATTGAAAGTGGCTGCACTCACTATCTATGATAGTTTGAATAGCTGTCTCACTAAAAATACTGACTGGACTCCCTTAACCTTTTACCAAGTAGGAGACACATCATGCCATAAACCCATTAATCTTATGTGCACTGGCTGTTCTGAGAGAACAGGGGTTCCCTTACATAATACAAATGTTGGTATCAAATTTCacaattgtatttgttgtgtacGAATGTCCCATCAGCAATACTTGGCAGCCACCTGGAACTGGACACCATGCAGTGTGTGTTATTGGTCACTGTGCTTTGCTCAGTGAGGAAATATGCAGCGGGAAAAAGATCAAGACAATTTGATAGTGAAACATTGTTGTTCCTGCAGTGGCCCGACAAGATTCTAAAGATAAAACAATGAAGGTTACAAAACCTCAAGATGCCTATTAAGTTCAACATAGATTTTCAATGGAACACAGACGATGTGTTATTCTAGAGCTCACCAGACATCAAACATCTGGAACTGGAACAGACTAGCTTGAACACTTTCCACCCTTCTGCTCAACAAACATTCCAGGTGCTCTCTTACATACAATATAGTAGGGAAAGGAAATTGTCTCATCAAGCCCCCCCATTTGGCTTTCGTCAACATACTGTAACATTtccacagcattttgcagtggGTCCTCCCCTTTATAAAGAAGGCAATAGTAAACATGTCATCCTCCACGAATGACGCAGTGCCTTGTCAGATATTGCTTGGGTTAGTTAGATTCACATCCCTGAGCATGTGTGCCAAATTTCAACACTCTGAGTCAAAGAGATCAAGATATATAAACATGTGCTCGTTATAGCGCCACCATGTGGTCCATATGAATGTTCTTGCAGATGTTGAGTCTTGACAGTGTTTGCAACATGTGTACCAAATTTTGTTACAGTTAGAATATCCTTGACTGATATATATGCATATATGTGTCAGACCACTCCCACGTGAATGTTTACTGGTCATTAGTGGCCATGTTGTTTTAGGTAATAGTCTGGAAAATATTGTGTTGAGAGACTGTTGTCTATAGATGCCACATATCAAGTTTCGTGCAGATAGGCCATTTGGAACAATCTATGTACCGAACTGACTTAAGTTCAACCGAGGTGAGGGGCGTGAATTTTCAACATTTACGTTTTCAATCTATTGTTACTGATTGGCCATCATctggccaatcagtgtaattgTGTAAATTCCGATCTCTGTGGCAAGACCCCGGTCATATAGGACTGTCATcaacagtgttttctctatgatgCTGAGAATTCAGCCCATATAGGGAAGAAAGAACACCCCCGCTTTCAGATGTTCAAATGTGACGTTGGTGCTTATTTGGTAAGGGAACTAGAGAGTTAACGCTGGGGGCTGCTCTGATTGGATTACGGGAGGGTTTAACGAGTGAGTGAGAGGAGAAGCAGAGGAAACGATCGTGGTGACAGTTGCTATCAAGTAAAGACAGGAAAAACCGTAACGTGCAGCGAGAGTTTACCGAGGTAGACATTTTTTTGTTAGTACGTTAAAAGGAATCTTGAATCGATATCAATTTTGCTCGGAATTTAAGTACGGTTAATTTGGATGGGGCGGGTGATGTTTAAATTCCGGTAGAAAAAGAGCAAGAACACGGATGATGCTAAATGGGTGACAGAAGAAATTTAGACCTGGCTGCCTACCTAGCTATTATATCAGGGGATCTGATAAGTTTTATCGCATTTTGTAAAAGGGAAGCCGTTTAAGACGGACTGGGGAGGTCGCAGGCTGGGCAAAGGCGTGTATTTGCGGCGCCCCTCTGCCCCCTGTCCGTCAAAACAATGAGGACGCTATTTCTATTCTGTTTTCTCTTCTTGATAAAGAGAGGAACAGACTGTTCGACGGCGGTCCGGTCCCTGACAGACATCAACACGAACGTGACGGCCGACAGCAGCAGAAGGTATATACAAATCGGGGACGGGACCTCCCAGGAATTTGAGTTTCCCGAAAACACTAAGGGCGTGATTGTAATCTTCAGTCAATACCGGAGCACCGCAAGTAGGAAGGACCGCGAGAGCTGGAAGCAGACGGTCAAGGTACGCTCCCTGGACCCGGAGGTTCTTTCCATTCTGAATGTAAGCGACAGTGGGCATACGGGGCCCTTGAAGAGTTACATAATTAGCATACGGTCTGGGTGGCCAGGTCGGGCACAGCTGCTCATTCAGCTACTGGACTTGTACCAGGATTCTGGTTCGGCTGTAATTGAAGAAAGGACAGACTACTCCATCAGGGTGGCGCCTGGCAGTGATGACCCAGCCGCCCAGCTTATACAGTCGGGCGGGCTGTCCCACTTCTCTGAGAACCCTGTCCTATTTGCCTTGCTGCCACTCATCTTCATCAACAAGTGTGCTTTTGGGTgcaaggtagaggtagaggtgctGAGGGGTCTCCTGCGGAGGCCTGTGCCCCTCATCTTAGGGGTCGCAGGTCAGTTCCTGGTCATGCCACTGTACGCATATGGCCTGTCCAGGCTGGGCTCCCTGCCCAAGGCCCTCTCCCTGGGCCTGGTCATCACATGTTCTGCCCCAGGTGGAGGCGGAGGCTACCTCTACAGCCTGCTACTAGGTGGGGATGTCACTCTGGCCATCTCCATGACACTAGTGTCCACAGTGGTAGCTGCAGCAGCCATGCCCCTGTCCTCTGCCCTGTACGGCAGGTTACTGGGGGTCCACGCAGCCCTCCATGTGCCCTTTGTCAAGATCCTGGGCACCCTTCTTTTCATTGCCATCCCCATCTCCCTGGGCATGCTGGTGAAGCTACGTCTGCCCAAGCTGACCCGCGTGCTGCTGGCACTGATCCGTCCCTTCAGCTTCGTGCTCATCGTGGGCGGCATCTTCATGGCCTATCAGATGGGGGCATCTATCCTGGCCAACGTGAGACCTCAGATAGTGGTTGCGGGGGTGACTGTGCCCATGTTTGGCCTGCTGCTGGGGTTTGGGATGGGGAAGCTGGCAGGGCTGGCAGTGCCACAGAGGAAGACGGTCAGTATTGAGGTGGGGGTGCAGAACAGTCTCCTGGCGCTGGCGGTTATGCAGCTGTCGTTCCGGCGGGCGGAGGCTGACTTTGCGTCCCAGGCACCCTTCATAGTGGCGCTCAGCAGCACCTCTGAGATGCTACTCATTGTCCTCTGCCATTTCGCCCATCGAAAGTTCTGTGCCCCGAGCGCTCCAACTGACACCTGATTGTTAGCAGAGTTTCTGTTCTGAACCAAACCTGTAGAGGTCCCACAGATTTGGCTACAAATCACACCGAACAAGATGAAAACAATCAATGACATTGACACTGTACATAGGATAGGGAATGGACATTTCCGTTTTCTTGAAACCAAAGGCCTTTCTTTTATGCCATTTTTTATTAGATTGTACTGATAAGTACCTAATGTAAATAGGCAGAAGAGAAATACCTATGACAGGAAAGATATTTTTCTATCAGATTTCTTTTTTGTAATTGAAAGTATTGATTTGTGTCATGTTTACAAGAGGTCAACGTGTCTTAGGAATGGGAACGGTTTTTAAAACGGATGGAAAATGTGTGGTGTTTTGAAGTACTGCTACTGATTGTTTTTTTTCGGGAATCATAGGTGGTTATCTAAGAATCCATGTACTTGAATTATAAAGAGAAGACAAAAAATAAAAGCATTCATAAAAGGAGCCTTGAGTTTGTCCAAGTCTCTGAAGACATCCGTGTTGCCTCCCACAATTTTAAAACGCTCCGGCTTGTCACTGTTGCATAGGATCTGGTATTCGAGACTAAGTTTGTCCAAGGAGGATCTTTATTTTAAAAAAGGAATCTTCATACTGAGCTGTACTAAAGTAAAGATTGTGCTGCAGCACAGCTGAGCAATATAGCCAGTACTTTTGTGTCTGAGAATATTTGCTTGTCATATTTGTGGACTGATTAACATTGGTTTCTTTGTGTGTGCCAATGTGAGTACATTTGCATGTCTCTTtgcaatgtgtgtttgtgtgaattaaaaagaaaaaaatgGCATTACGGATCTAGCTTTACATGTTATGTGGTTACCTTTTTCAAGAGGGTCAAGATCCAATGTTTATCAACCTTTTTACTGCTGAATTGGAGGTTCTAGTTTACAGGCAAGAAATactt harbors:
- the LOC139370906 gene encoding P3 protein-like, yielding MRTLFLFCFLFLIKRGTDCSTAVRSLTDINTNVTADSSRRYIQIGDGTSQEFEFPENTKGVIVIFSQYRSTASRKDRESWKQTVKVRSLDPEVLSILNVSDSGHTGPLKSYIISIRSGWPGRAQLLIQLLDLYQDSGSAVIEERTDYSIRVAPGSDDPAAQLIQSGGLSHFSENPVLFALLPLIFINKCAFGCKVEVEVLRGLLRRPVPLILGVAGQFLVMPLYAYGLSRLGSLPKALSLGLVITCSAPGGGGGYLYSLLLGGDVTLAISMTLVSTVVAAAAMPLSSALYGRLLGVHAALHVPFVKILGTLLFIAIPISLGMLVKLRLPKLTRVLLALIRPFSFVLIVGGIFMAYQMGASILANVRPQIVVAGVTVPMFGLLLGFGMGKLAGLAVPQRKTVSIEVGVQNSLLALAVMQLSFRRAEADFASQAPFIVALSSTSEMLLIVLCHFAHRKFCAPSAPTDT